The following is a genomic window from Chryseobacterium ginsenosidimutans.
TGGCTTAAAGAACATCATCCAAACATTAAAGTTATGGCACTGAGCATGCAGGGAGATGATAAAAGTGTCATTAAAATGATCAAAAACGGAGCAAAAGGCTACCTATTAAAAAATACTCACCCAAAAGAACTTGAAAATGCCCTTATAAAGCTTAACAACGACGGTTTTTTCTATCCCGAATGGGCTTCAAAGATCATTTTCTCCAACATGAATAATGATAAAGCAGATGGTGTAAGAATTTCCGACCGCGAGAAAGAATTTCTAAAATACACGGTCACCGAACTCAGCTACAAAGAAATTGCCGATAAAATGTGTTGCAGCCCCAGAACAGTGGAAAGTTACCGCGATCAGCTTTGTGATAAACTGGATTTAAAAACACGTGTCGGATTGGCTGTTTTTGCCATTAAAAATGGTTTCGCAGAATCTTAATTTTAAAAAAATTATTAAAAAAAAACCTTTCCAAATTAGCGGAAAGGTTTTTTTATTTTTGATTATAAAATCTTACAATTTTTTGGAGTTATCCTGAGGTGTATAATCCATAAAAAGACCTCCATCGAGATTCACAGATTTTACTTTTTTCTTAATCGGAACCGTTAACATTGTTTGTTTCTGATCTTTTTCCCAAACCGATGGTGAGAAATGAAGTTTTTCCACCGTTTC
Proteins encoded in this region:
- a CDS encoding response regulator transcription factor produces the protein MKKTIVIVDDHILIAKALEGIIDNFKEFEVIYVAENGKDLIQKFENNSKVPDIILMDISMPIMDGFETVLWLKEHHPNIKVMALSMQGDDKSVIKMIKNGAKGYLLKNTHPKELENALIKLNNDGFFYPEWASKIIFSNMNNDKADGVRISDREKEFLKYTVTELSYKEIADKMCCSPRTVESYRDQLCDKLDLKTRVGLAVFAIKNGFAES